Sequence from the Pararhizobium gei genome:
ATCAGAGCGACGACCCAGGCGGCAACGGTGAAGAACACCTTGCGTTTGGTACTGATAGCGCGTGCCATGGACTTTTCCTCTCAGTTTACCGCTCAGCGGTCCAGGTTCCTGCCGACAGCGCGCATGGCGAAGAAGGCGACGATGTTGGCAAGAATGACAGCGATGATGCCCCCGGCCGATGCTTGGCCGATTTTGAATTCGAGTGAGGCCTTCTGGTAGACAAGGAACGGCAGATTGGTGGATGCGTAACCCGGGCCGCCATTGGTCGTCACCAGGATCTCGGCATAGACCGACAGAAGGAAGATCGTCTGGATCAGGATGACGACGGTGATAGCCCGCGACATGTGCGGCAGCGTCAGATACCAGAAGCGCGACAGGAAGCTCGCGCCATCCATTTCGGCCGCCTCCATCTGCTCGCCGTCGAGCGACTGCAACGACGTCAACAGGATGAGGGTGGCAAAGGGCAACCATTGCCAGGCGACGATGATGATGACTGAAAACAGCGGATATTGCGCAAACCAATCGACCGGCTGCACGCCGAGAAAGCGCGCCATGTCGGCAAAGACACCGTAACTCGGATGCATGATCATGTTCTTCCAGACAAGCGCTGCCACCGGAGGCATGACGAAGAACGGCGAGATCACAAGGATGCGCACGAAGCCCTGCCCGAAGATCGGCTGATCCAGCAAAAGGGCAAGCAACACCCCGCCGACGACCGTGATCAAAAGCACGCTGCCGACAATCAGGAGTGTGTTGAGAATGGCCTGAAAAAAGGCGGGGTTGGAATAGAACAGCGCATAATTCGAAAAACCGACGAAGCCGTCACGGATCGGGTTGAGCGGATTATACTGCTGGAAGGAAAACCACAGCGTTATCGCCAGCGGCACGATCATCCAGATGAAAAGCGCAAGCACGGATGGCGCCAGCATCAGCCGGGCAAGCGTTTGGGTCTGTCGCGTGGCCATGGTTCCCCCCTCGATTGATGATGGACCGTTCGGTCTTGTGGTGGCGCATCACTTGCAGCGCACGGCGTCGGCGACGCACATCCGGTCGCCAAGCACAAACATATCCGGCATTTCGGAAAATATGGCCGCCCGTTCGTTGGGACGGGCGGCCCGGAGTGAGGCCGCCCCTTGGGAAAGGGCCTCACTCGATAGAGCCACCTCCGTTACTGGATGTAGCCGCCTTCGGTCATCGTGCTCGTGGTAACATCCTGTGCCTGCTTCAGAGCGTCATCGACCGTCATCTGCCCTGCAAGGGCGGCCGAGAAAAGCTGGCCGACTGTCGTACCGAGACCCTGGAATTCAGGAATGGCAACGAACTGCACACCGACATAAGGAACCGGCTTGACGGTCGGCTTTGTCGGATCGGCCGAGTTGATCGAGTCGAGCGTCATCTTGGCGAACGGAGCGGCCTTCTGATACTCGGCATTGGCATAGAGCGAGGAACGCGTGCCCGGAGGAACGTTTGCCCATCCCTCTTTTGAAGCGACCAGATCAAGGTAAGCCTTGCTCGTTGCCCAGGAGACGAATTTCTGGGCAGCTTCGGCCTTCTGCGTGCCAGCCGGAACAGCGAGCGACCATGCCCACAGCCAGTTGCCGCGCTTGCCGAGACCGGTATCGGGCGCCAGAGCGTAGCCAACCTTGTCGGCAACGGTGGAGTCCTTGGGGTTCGACACGAAGGATGCAGCAACCGTTGCATCGATCCACATGCCGCACTTTCCCTGCTGGAACAGCGCCAGATTTTCGTTGAAGCCGTTCGAAGACGCGCCGACCGGGCCGGCATCCTTCATCAGGTCGACATAGAACTGAAGTGTGTTCTTCCACTCCGGCTGATCGAACTGGGGTTTCCAGCTCTCATCGAACCAGCGGGCGCCGAACGAATTGGACATAGCCGTCAGGAAGGCCATGTTCTCGCCCCAGCCGGCCTTGCCGCGAAGGCAGACGCCGTTGATCTCGGCCGCACGGTCGGTCATCTTGCGGGCGGCGTCAGCGACAAATTCCCAGGTCGGCGCGTCGGGCATGGTAAGTCCGGCCTTTTCCATCAGGTCCTTGCGGTACATGATGAACGAGCTTTCGCCGTAAAACGGTGCCGCATACAGCTTGCCATCGACCGAGAGACCACCGGCAATAGCCGGGATGATGTCGGCCGCATCATAATCGGCGCCAAGATTGTCGAGCGGCAGAAGCCAGCTCTGCTTGGCCCAGATCGGAACTTCGTAAGTACCGATCGTCATGACGTCGTATTGGCCGCCCTTGGTGGCGATGTCGGTGGTGACGCGCTCGCGCAGAACGTTTTCCTCGAGCGTGACCCACTCGAGCTGAATGTCAGGATTTGCCTTGGTGAAATCATCCGTCAGCGTCTGCATCCGGACCATGTCGCCATTGTTCACCGTGGCAATGGTGAGGGTTTCGGCCTGTGCGAAACCCGCGATGACGACAGCCGAGCATGTGCCCAGCAGAAAAGTTTTCAAATTCATATATCTTCCTCCCAGAAGAGTTATGAGCATTTGCCTTGCTCGTGGGCAATTACTCACATATCGACGCGCAATGTCAACCGGCATTCGTCGCTGCATTGCAATACGGATGGCCAAGACCCTGAGGTATAAGGATAATAGTTCTTCCGGTGACCTACTGCCCGAGCAGGAATTCTGCCGTCGCCTCATCGGTGATGATGCCGTTGATGATGCGGCCTTTGAGCGCTGCGGCCAGAGCCAATTGTTTTCTCTGGCCTTTTGCCATGCCGATGACGGTCGCCGAATCGCATGACGGTAACGGCACGCTGGCCACCCGCATGTTGATGCTTCCACTCATCATCCGGCCGTTCCTGTCGAACATCCAGCCGCAGATTTCGCCGGCAGCCCCTTCGTCCATCAGGCGCAGCATTTCTTCCCGGGACAGGAAGCCGTCTTCGCAAAGCGGCGCCTGTTCGCCCAGTTCGCCGATGCCGACGAAAGCGACATTGGCTTCGGCGCCGAGTTGCAGTGCCGACCTGACGAGAGCCTGATTGTGCAGCAACGCCCGCTCTTCCGGCGAGGAGACCAGCACCGGTAGAGGCATGGGAAAATGCCGGGCCTTCACCGCATCGGCCATCGAGAAGATGACGTTGTAATAGGCGGCCGAACCATCAAGGCCGATATTTCCGGTCAGCGAGACGATACGGTGCTGCGGACATTCCATCGCCGGAAGCTGGTCGATCGCCGCTTTCAAGGTGCGCCCCGTGCCGATTGCAAGGATGATCGGATCGGCGGATTTCAGCCAGCGTTCGATTTCCGCCGCACCGGCCTCGGCAATACCTGCAGTCGTGGACAACGAGCCGGGATCGCTTGGCACGATGTCCACCTGCTTCAAACCGTATCTTTCCTTGAGACGCAGCCCCAGTTCCAGGCAGGCCGCAATCGGATGGTCGAGACGAACCTTGATCAGGCGTTCGGCCATGGCGAGGGAAACAAGCCGCTGCGCCGATTGCCGCGATATGCCCATGGCGCTGGCGATCTCGTCTTGGGTGCGGCCGGCCACATAATAGAGCCAGCCTGCCCGCGCGGCATCGTCGAGCCTGTTATTGCCTTCCGGTCTGCGCGCCATTGTCTGTGCAATCTCCCTGCTCCTCAGTGCTGACATTTTTTGCAGGCTGCTGTCAAACATGGACAGGTCACCGAAGAAGCATACACCCGCGGAACGCCTGCACGGCAAGCGTCCGGCGTTTTTACATTTTGATTTTTTACCGTTTGATAAAAAAATAAAGCGTGGTACCGTTTCGCTATCCTGAGGCATGACATTTGGGAGCAAAAAATGGGAACGACTGAAACTGGACTGGTGAGCGGGCGTCTGTCTCCCGTGGAATACGAGAAGAATTTTTCCGATCTGCATCCGCCGCTGGATGAGCACGAAGCGCTGGTCGCCTCCGACCGCTGCTATTTCTGCTACGACGCGCCCTGCATGACGGCCTGTCCCACCTCCATCGATATCCCGCTGTTCATCCGGCAGATATCGACCGGCAACCCGGTGGGGTCGGCCAATACGATTTTCGACCAGAATATTCTGGGCGGAATGTGTGCCCGCGTCTGTCCAACCGAAACGCTCTGCGAAGAGGCCTGCGTGCGCAACACGGCGGAGCATCGCCCGGTGGAAATCGGCCGGTTGCAGCGCTATGCGACCGATATCGCGATGCGCGACAACATCCAGTTTTATGCCCGTGCCGAACCCACAGGCAAATCGATCGCCGTCATCGGCGCCGGCCCGGCAGGCCTTGCCTGCG
This genomic interval carries:
- a CDS encoding carbohydrate ABC transporter permease, whose amino-acid sequence is MATRQTQTLARLMLAPSVLALFIWMIVPLAITLWFSFQQYNPLNPIRDGFVGFSNYALFYSNPAFFQAILNTLLIVGSVLLITVVGGVLLALLLDQPIFGQGFVRILVISPFFVMPPVAALVWKNMIMHPSYGVFADMARFLGVQPVDWFAQYPLFSVIIIVAWQWLPFATLILLTSLQSLDGEQMEAAEMDGASFLSRFWYLTLPHMSRAITVVILIQTIFLLSVYAEILVTTNGGPGYASTNLPFLVYQKASLEFKIGQASAGGIIAVILANIVAFFAMRAVGRNLDR
- a CDS encoding ABC transporter substrate-binding protein produces the protein MNLKTFLLGTCSAVVIAGFAQAETLTIATVNNGDMVRMQTLTDDFTKANPDIQLEWVTLEENVLRERVTTDIATKGGQYDVMTIGTYEVPIWAKQSWLLPLDNLGADYDAADIIPAIAGGLSVDGKLYAAPFYGESSFIMYRKDLMEKAGLTMPDAPTWEFVADAARKMTDRAAEINGVCLRGKAGWGENMAFLTAMSNSFGARWFDESWKPQFDQPEWKNTLQFYVDLMKDAGPVGASSNGFNENLALFQQGKCGMWIDATVAASFVSNPKDSTVADKVGYALAPDTGLGKRGNWLWAWSLAVPAGTQKAEAAQKFVSWATSKAYLDLVASKEGWANVPPGTRSSLYANAEYQKAAPFAKMTLDSINSADPTKPTVKPVPYVGVQFVAIPEFQGLGTTVGQLFSAALAGQMTVDDALKQAQDVTTSTMTEGGYIQ
- a CDS encoding sugar-binding transcriptional regulator is translated as MARRPEGNNRLDDAARAGWLYYVAGRTQDEIASAMGISRQSAQRLVSLAMAERLIKVRLDHPIAACLELGLRLKERYGLKQVDIVPSDPGSLSTTAGIAEAGAAEIERWLKSADPIILAIGTGRTLKAAIDQLPAMECPQHRIVSLTGNIGLDGSAAYYNVIFSMADAVKARHFPMPLPVLVSSPEERALLHNQALVRSALQLGAEANVAFVGIGELGEQAPLCEDGFLSREEMLRLMDEGAAGEICGWMFDRNGRMMSGSINMRVASVPLPSCDSATVIGMAKGQRKQLALAAALKGRIINGIITDEATAEFLLGQ